A segment of the Prochlorothrix hollandica PCC 9006 = CALU 1027 genome:
AATTTGCGCTACCAGTTGAATGATAACTTGCAGTTACGGGGAGCTTCAGACTTCCAGGGGGATAACCGTTTTGTGGTGGAGTATGAGCGGCGGTTTTAGGGGGGTTAAGCCGGGGAGGGTTTGGCGGCGATGAGGGTGCGGTGGCGGGGTCCGGTGGCGGCGATCGTCGCGGGTTCAAATCCAGCCCCTTGCACCGCTTCGGCTAAATCTAGGCTGAAATAGTCATCTAAATAGGGTTCTGTGCTTTTGAGCAGGGTCAGCACGTAGGGGGGCAGCTTTTGGACAAATTCACAACTGGGGTTCATGTCCATCAAGGCGAAATGTCCCCCCGGTGCCAGGAGGCGATGGGCTTCCCCCAGTAGGGCCAGGGTGGCGGATTGGGGCAGTTCATGGACCACCAGAAAAATCGACACCAGATCAAAACTCTGATCCGGCAGGCCGGTGGTTTCCGCAGCGCCATGGAGCCAGCGGATGGGGTTCGGGGCGGGGTGGGCTGGGGGTTCTGGCGATCGCAGTTGCTGCGATAAAGCTTGCTGCGATCGATACTGGGCCACTGCCAAGAAATAGGGGGACAGGTCCAATCCGGTGATGGCCGCCTCAGGATAGCGATCGCCCAGGGCAAAGGTGCTGAGACCAGCCCCACAGCCCAGATCCAAAATGCGCCGGGGTGCCTGGGGCAGGGCGGCGTGGAGGCTGTCGTGGTAGAGGGATCGCAGATGGGCATCCCCCGCTGCCCCCAGGTCTGGCCACAGTTTGGCATGAACCGATCGGGAGGCGGATTCCACTTCCATGGCCGGTAGCCAGCCTAAGTTGCCTTCGTCGTAGCCATGGAAGGAGATGATGTAATAGGGGGGATAGGTGAGGCTGGGGTTGGTGAGGTGGGCGAGATCCTGATCCCAGGTGCGATCGAAGTCTACTGCTTCAGACCCTTTGGAACGCAGGGCTTGGGTATTGTCCCGCCAGGGCACTCCAATGGACTCCGATCGCGTAATCATCATTTGCCGAGCCTTTTGTTTGGCCAGATGGGCCAGGGGCTTAATGGCCAACAG
Coding sequences within it:
- a CDS encoding class I SAM-dependent methyltransferase, which encodes MNSSLSAAPPTFLSRVVSLLLAIKPLAHLAKQKARQMMITRSESIGVPWRDNTQALRSKGSEAVDFDRTWDQDLAHLTNPSLTYPPYYIISFHGYDEGNLGWLPAMEVESASRSVHAKLWPDLGAAGDAHLRSLYHDSLHAALPQAPRRILDLGCGAGLSTFALGDRYPEAAITGLDLSPYFLAVAQYRSQQALSQQLRSPEPPAHPAPNPIRWLHGAAETTGLPDQSFDLVSIFLVVHELPQSATLALLGEAHRLLAPGGHFALMDMNPSCEFVQKLPPYVLTLLKSTEPYLDDYFSLDLAEAVQGAGFEPATIAATGPRHRTLIAAKPSPA